One Clarias gariepinus isolate MV-2021 ecotype Netherlands chromosome 5, CGAR_prim_01v2, whole genome shotgun sequence genomic region harbors:
- the col8a1a gene encoding collagen, type VIII, alpha 1a — protein MAMAPFLVILAQLVLFPSVLGGGYYGHKPHNQLHQPVPHIPHKGIGKEMPHMQYPHYRKEMPQFPMHMNKGKDKKGETIPRGEQGIPGEVGPQGLPGPQGPPGPPGPPGNGIPGHKGIPGPPGPPGLPGIGKPGVPGMPGKPGEKGPPGEQGEQGPTGGEGLPGMTGPSGPPGPPGSPGVGKPGGQGPQGLPGPKGEPGHKGLPGLPGLPGPKGDKGIGLPGPQGPKGPPGPSGLPGHKGLPGVGKPGAPGLQGPPGKQGQPGPPGLPGPKGSPGLEGKQGPQGPPGIGKPGDGGLPGQPGAPGHKGLQGPPGLPGKPGLPGFGKPGFPGPKGDKGMGGPPGPPGPKGDKGLGGPPGALGPSGPSGPPGPPGPAGLPGGIGAPGPKGEGGEGGAKGEPGPVGEPGPPGIAGQPGQEGEDGQPGPRGPPGPIGPKGEGGEKGLPGTPGPPGMPGLKGEGGKPGPEGPQGPKGIPGLVGPGGPIGPPGPPGHKGEAGPPGQAGPPGEGIPGAKGPLGPPGPPGPNGSPGQTGQPGPPGPPGPPGPPALHPDLMGVLPEMGPALDGVKTSGYMKGKYGGGADIMGSSGLEMPAFTAQLTTPYPPVGTPVVFDKLLYNGRQNYNPQTGLFTCDLPGIYYFSYHVHCKGSNVWVGLYKNEEPVMYTYDEYKKGVLDQASGSAVVPLQPGDTVHIQLPSDQASGLYAGQYVHSSFSGFLLYPM, from the exons ATGGCTATGGCTCCTTTCTTGGTGATTTTAGCCCAACTGGTGTTATTTCCATCTGTTCTTGGAGGAGGATATTATGGCCACAAACCACATAATCAATTGCACCAGCCTGTACCTCATATACCTCACAAAGGTATAGGAAAAGAGATGCCTCATATGCAGTATCCACATTACAGGAAAGAAATGCCACAATTTCCCATGCATATGAACAAAGGCAAGGACAAAAAAG GTGAGACCATCCCTAGAGGTGAGCAGGGTATTCCAGGTGAAGTTGGCCCACAAGGGCTTCCAGGACCACAAGGACCACCAGGGCCTCCTGGTCCTCCAGGCAATGGTATACCAGGCCATAAAGGAATTCCAGGTCCTCCTGGCCCTCCAGGGTTGCCTGGTATTGGTAAACCAGGTGTTCCAGGCATGCCAGGGAAGCCTGGTGAAAAGGGACCACCAGGAGAACAAGGTGAACAGGGACCTACTGGAGGAGAGGGACTACCAGGCATGACTGGACCTTCTGGCCCCCCTGGACCCCCAGGCTCACCAGGAGTTGGAAAGCCAGGTGGACAAGGACCACAAGGACTGCCAGGACCCAAAGGAGAACCAGGTCACAAAGGTCTACCTGGTCTGCCAGGGTTGCCTGGACCTAAAGGAGATAAAGGAATCGGTCTGCCTGGGCCACAAGGTCCGAAAGGCCCACCTGGGCCCTCAGGACTTCCTGGGCATAAAGGACTGCCAGGGGTAGGCAAGCCTGGAGCACCTGGTTTGCAAGGACCACCAGGTAAACAAGGACAACCTGGACCACCTGGACTACCTGGTCCAAAAGGGTCACCAGGCTTGGAGGGTAAACAAGGACCACAAGGACCACCTGGAATTGGGAAACCAGGTGACGGTGGATTGCCAGGACAGCCAGGTGCCCCAGGGCATAAAGGACTACAAGGACCACCAGGTTTGCCAGGAAAGCCTGGATTACCTGGATTTGGAAAACCAGGATTCCCTGGCCCAAAGGGAGACAAAGGAATGGGAGGCCCACCTGGACCTCCAGGACCAAAAGGTGACAAAGGACTAGGAGGTCCACCAGGTGCATTAGGACCCTCAGGACCCAGTGGTCCTCCTGGGCCCCCAGGACCAGCAGGTCTGCCAGGCGGTATTGGTGCACCAGGACCTAAAGGAGAGGGAGGTGAAGGTGGAGCAAAGGGAGAACCAGGGCCTGTAGGAGAGCCAGGACCACCAGGAATTGCAGGCCAACCAGGTCAAGAAGGTGAGGATGGTCAGCCTGGGCCACGGGGACCCCCAGGACCTATTGGACCCAAAGGAGAAGGAGGTGAGAAGGGTCTACCTGGAACACCTGGCCCTCCTGGCATGCCTGGCCTTAAGGGTGAAGGCGGTAAACCTGGCCCTGAAGGACCTCAAGGTCCTAAAGGCATTCCAGGGTTAGTAGGACCAGGGGGACCAATTGGACCACCTGGACCCCCTGGGCATAAGGGAGAGGCTGGTCCTCCTGGCCAGGCTGGTCCTCCTGGTGAGGGAATCCCTGGTGCTAAAGGCCCTCTTGGCCCTCCGGGGCCTCCTGGTCCGAATGGTTCACCAGGCCAGACAGGCCAACCAGGTCCTCCTGGACCTCCAGGACCCCCAGGACCACCTGCCCTACACCCTGATCTCATGGGTGTTCTGCCAGAGATGGGGCCAGCCCTTGATGGAGTGAAAACTAGTGGATATATGAAAGGAAAGTATGGAGGCGGAGCTGATATAATGGGCTCCAGTGGTCTAGAGATGCCTGCATTTACTGCACAACTGACTACACCCTACCCTCCTGTTGGTACACCAGTAGTATTTGACAAGTTACTGTATAATGGCCGACAGAACTACAACCCACAGACAGGATTGTTCACCTGTGACCTTCCTGGTATCTACTATTTCTCGTACCATGTGCATTGCAAGGGTTCCAATGTATGGGTGGGTTTGTACAAAAATGAAGAACCTGTGATGTATACATATGACGAGTACAAGAAGGGTGTTTTGGATCAGGCATCTGGCAGTGCTGTAGTTCCGTTACAGCCAGGAGACACTGTTCACATTCAATTACCATCTGACCAGGCATCTGGACTCTATGCAGGGCAATATGTCCACTCTTCTTTCTCTGGTTTCCTACTCTACCCCATGTAG